In Vicia villosa cultivar HV-30 ecotype Madison, WI linkage group LG7, Vvil1.0, whole genome shotgun sequence, the DNA window taaatactttgttatcatcaaagtctaagtgatatggtataaaccaattctcttccaacataccatgtgtattattttctccacaactattatttacaaaagcaataaattatcctaaatcaccttagtaacaaaactaaatcttcctaaaagatcattaacatctaaaacaataacgacacctaatacacaataatacataacaacaaaaaccatagtcacccatacataagcctgataataaactaaacaaagaaaagaacgtcgtggtatcgcgatgatttatctacaattccttcataaataatttcaattcaacagtcgtaaaataggagtccagtcaaaatttaaaaaaaaatcaatttgaagaaaaaaactaaaagagggactaacatgacttgattaaattttgtaagggattaaatatagactttttttcttagggactaatttggactcttccttttttgtgagggactaaaatgagtctttattagcagtccagtcacggttcaaaagtaggaaaaaaaccaattttaaaaaaaaaatattagttaagggactaacatggcttggttaaattttgtaagggatttaatagggacttttttttcttagggactaatctgacctctgcagtttttgtgagggactaaaatgagacttcaccataaaaaatattattaatttcattttataagcataaattttcttatatattattttatttttaaaatccaaaattgtaaaaaatatttattaaaaataatctattataAAATCATTTACTTAAATAAGAATTTTGGCTAAGTTTATTCTGTCACAAAAATTATTGGTCTTAAAATCACTTATTATCAAACTCATTAAATGACTATTACAATagtgaatgataaaaaaaattaaaaacaatcatTAATTATTGTCCTCATAAGTTGTAGAAGTTAAAGtagtaaaaatatttgaatttaattaattaaaatattttgattgaaaAGGTTGAGTATGAGGTTAGAGAAAATTGTATTGggaagatacataacacttaataTATTTGTCCAATCACACTTAATATTTTGGTtcatatagaattttttttttgtgtgtaagcAAGATTCAATAAAACGGAGAACTAAACGTTCTCAATATCCGATTACACAATATAGCGGAAAAAACCGGCCAAAAGGAAATTACAAAACCAATTAGACTTACGATAGGAATAACAACGGATCCTTGTTAAACTCGTAAAAGCTACTAATGGGGTGAGTAATTTCTCCAAAAAAAGACCATTTCCACAACAAAGATTTAATCTTCCACAATGTATTATTCACATCCCAAacttcgttccgaaagcatataCCGTTCCTACTAATCCAAAGAATCCACATAGTAGTTATCCACACTACACCTAATTTGTTcactttcacttttttctttttacaaaaaGAATACCAATCCATGAAACAAGCTTTGCACTCTTCATCCATTACCCTCCAAGGCTTCCCAATCCAAGAAGAGATATCTCTCCACACCACCTCCACACCTTTATATTTCAAAAAAGAGTGATCGCGATTTTCCGGATCAATACCGCAAAAAACACACCTTAAATTATCCGGTGGTAACACTATACCTCTAACCGATAGTAAATCCTTGAAAGGAAGTCTATTCACAAAAAACCTCCAACCAAACgtcttgattttgaaaggaacatCTATCTTCCAACATAAAGATAAAACTTCATTGAACTTCTCAAAAGGCCCACACGGTATACGCTTCCTAGCCATAAGACTATAGCAAGAAGCCACGGAAAAAATGCCTTCCCCCGAAGCCCTCCACCTAACCTCATCATTCTCTATGCTAGTAGGACCGCCTCCAACAATTGAGCTCCGAAAAAGAGCCAAAGTCGATCTCAAATGTTGGCTATCAATGTGTATCCAAAATACTGCAATTTCCCCATTCCCAATTGCCATTTTTCCAACCACCCATACCCGCCACCGACACCTTTTTCAAATCCGAGAAGGAGAATAAAGCCGGAAACTCCTCACTCAAGCACATATTATTCCTCCACTTTGATTCCCAAAAGGGTGTAGAAAACCCATTAACCACTTTAAAAACACACTGATCGGGCAAGGAATCATCTCTCTCTAAATCACCAATAGAAATTAAATCTTTccaccaaaaagaagaagaagaagtagagGAAGTTAAAGAAGAGGGATGAAGAGAAGATTGAGATAAAGACATACCTCCACAAAAACAATTCATAGCGATGTccccatagcgagctttcaacAAGTTAATCCAAAGTGAATCACCTCCCTTTAGTATTCTCCACCTCCATTTGTTAAGAAGAGCCATATTAAAATCCGAGATGTTCTTCAAGCTGAGACCACCCCATTCAATTGGAAGACACACattcttccaactaacccaatgaatacaTCTTTTGTTATCCTCCACCGCCCCTctccaaagaaaattactttgcaAACTAGAAATCTCCTTCACCACCCTAGAAGGCATCTTAtaaaaagacatagtgaaaatCGCAAGGGATCCAAGAATAGATCTCAATAAAGTCAATCTTCCCCCCAAACTAAGGAAACGATTCTTCCACCCCGCAAGACGCTTTTTCATCTTCACCAAGAGAGGTAACCAAGAAGCCTACTTCCTTGGATTGCACCCAACATtaataccaagaaaagaaaacgaACTATCTTCCACTATACAAGAAAGCACAAAAGCGGCCGCTTCTAAGAAATTACTCGTCACATTTATCCCTATCAACTTGCTTTTATGGTAATTGATGCCAAGACCCGAAGCCATTTCGAAAGCCTTCAAAACTATTTTAATAGCCCCTACTTGGTTCCAATTCCCTTCACCTACTATTAaagtgtcatccgcgaattgaagaATATCCACCGCACACCTCCCATTCATCACCACACCTTTAAACCGGCCAATGTCGACCGATTTCCGCACTAGACCCGAGAGACCTTGTCTAATCACTCTTAATATTTGTacgattattttatatattattttttctttaaaacttagtattaaaaaaaacatgtgaGATTTATATTAaacttagttaaaatatattctcataatttaaaaaaaaaacattttaatatgCAATACGTTGTTTTATTCCCATAATTTAAtctaacaaaagaaaaaaaaaagttaagtaTCAATATAACAGTATCACATGAAATTTATTTCTAATAAAGCATATttacaatatttttcataaattatttCATAATAAATAGACTTTAATGTATTAATATCaaataattactataatattaCAAATTAACTATATGCTAATTCCATTAATTGAAGTTTACCGTTTTACtatatatttatagaaaaaaaattaattttattataaagtaAACTATAATTTTATATCAATATATTGAAGTTCATGTAATTCATTTATACATACcaatttttaaatttatcatataaaaaatgttgaagttattatgagagactttgatttgattttgtattaaaaatagaACTATCTTACTATTctttttacaatatttttaaaattaaacctttattttctttttaacttcaaaaataatatgaCAATATATCAATTCATAAAATATTCTTAAAGCACGTTTAAATATGTATGACCcgtgtattttttatatttacatCAATTATACAAAATgataattattgtaattattattggATATTATAAAtggtataaaataatattaaga includes these proteins:
- the LOC131619099 gene encoding uncharacterized protein LOC131619099, whose protein sequence is MARKRIPCGPFEKFNEVLSLCWKIDVPFKIKTFGWRFFVNRLPFKDLLSVRGIVLPPDNLRCVFCGIDPENRDHSFLKYKGVEVVWRDISSWIGKPWRVMDEECKACFMDWYSFCKKKKVKVNKLGVVWITTMWILWISRNGICFRNEVWDVNNTLWKIKSLLWKWSFFGEITHPISSFYEFNKDPLLFLS